One window of the Pseudofrankia sp. DC12 genome contains the following:
- a CDS encoding LLM class F420-dependent oxidoreductase: MRIGLQIPDFTWAGGPARLGADLTEIARTADAAGFDKLAVMDHFFQIAFVGPSENDMLEAYTTLGYLAAVTERVKLLTLVTGAVYRHPGVLAKTITTLDVLSGGRAWLGVGAAWNDEESTALGIPFPPVSERFERLEETLQICLKMWSDDDSPYTGTHYQLGRPLNSPQNLTRPHPPIMIGGGGEKKTLRLVAKYAQACNLFAGPDLAHKLDVLRAHCEREGRDYDEITKTSYFEFDPGEDGQNVGAILAELERLASLGIQEVIGRVVDVSKIRPLEIIGSQVIPQITDL; this comes from the coding sequence GTGCGAATTGGACTCCAGATTCCCGACTTCACCTGGGCCGGCGGCCCGGCGCGCCTCGGCGCCGACCTCACTGAGATTGCCAGGACGGCCGACGCGGCCGGCTTCGACAAGCTCGCCGTGATGGATCACTTCTTCCAGATCGCGTTCGTCGGACCATCCGAGAACGACATGCTCGAGGCGTACACCACGCTGGGCTACCTGGCCGCGGTCACCGAGCGGGTCAAGCTGCTCACCCTGGTGACCGGCGCCGTCTACCGCCATCCCGGCGTGCTGGCGAAGACGATCACGACGCTGGACGTGCTGTCCGGCGGCCGGGCCTGGCTCGGCGTCGGCGCGGCCTGGAACGACGAGGAGTCCACGGCCCTCGGCATCCCGTTCCCACCGGTCTCCGAGCGGTTCGAGCGGCTGGAGGAGACCCTCCAGATCTGCCTGAAGATGTGGTCCGACGACGACAGCCCCTACACCGGCACGCACTACCAGCTCGGCCGCCCGTTGAACTCCCCGCAGAACCTCACCCGCCCGCACCCGCCGATCATGATCGGTGGTGGCGGTGAGAAGAAGACGCTGCGGCTGGTGGCCAAGTACGCCCAGGCCTGCAACCTCTTCGCCGGCCCGGACCTCGCCCACAAGCTCGACGTGCTGCGCGCGCACTGCGAGCGCGAGGGCCGGGACTACGACGAGATCACCAAGACGTCGTACTTCGAGTTCGACCCGGGCGAGGACGGCCAGAACGTCGGCGCGATCCTCGCCGAGCTGGAGCGGCTCGCCTCCCTCGGGATCCAGGAGGTCATCGGCCGGGTGGTCGACGTCTCGAAGATCCGGCCGCTGGAGATCATCGGCTCGCAGGTGATCCCACAGATAACCGACCTCTAA
- the aat gene encoding leucyl/phenylalanyl-tRNA--protein transferase has protein sequence MTLTARPSPPGPSWWDTLPLTTGPSDGPVVIGGGATPAALIGAYRAGVFPWPLPPPSEDLPPGVPPRLTQLLRRRHRMPELPWWCPDPRAVIPAGTVRASRSLRRRARSCGWTTTLDRRFDEVVERCRRTGAEVWITDELRAGYARLHALGWAHSLEVWDGDELVGGVFGILVGGVCVGESMFHARTDASKVALLDLDARFAAAGGRLHDVQLATDHLRTLGAVEIARADYLAALRTVRDDDIRLVSDRLPVSRLAAADG, from the coding sequence GTGACGCTGACCGCGCGGCCCAGCCCGCCTGGCCCGAGCTGGTGGGACACGTTGCCTCTGACGACGGGCCCGTCGGACGGCCCGGTCGTCATCGGCGGCGGTGCCACCCCGGCGGCGCTGATCGGTGCGTACCGGGCCGGCGTCTTCCCGTGGCCGCTCCCGCCGCCGAGCGAGGACCTACCGCCCGGAGTGCCGCCGCGGCTCACGCAGCTGCTGCGCCGGCGGCACCGGATGCCCGAGCTGCCGTGGTGGTGCCCCGACCCGCGAGCCGTGATCCCCGCCGGGACGGTACGGGCGAGCCGCTCGCTGCGCCGCCGGGCCCGGTCGTGTGGCTGGACGACGACGCTCGACCGCCGGTTCGACGAGGTGGTGGAACGCTGCCGGCGGACCGGGGCCGAGGTCTGGATCACCGACGAGCTGCGCGCCGGCTACGCGCGGCTGCACGCGCTCGGCTGGGCGCACAGCCTGGAGGTCTGGGACGGCGACGAGCTCGTCGGCGGGGTGTTCGGCATCCTCGTCGGCGGGGTCTGCGTCGGCGAGTCGATGTTCCACGCCCGCACCGACGCGTCCAAGGTCGCCCTGCTCGACCTGGACGCCCGGTTCGCCGCCGCCGGTGGGCGGCTGCACGACGTCCAGCTGGCCACCGACCACCTGCGCACCCTCGGCGCCGTCGAGATCGCCCGGGCCGACTACCTCGCGGCCCTGCGCACCGTCCGCGACGACGACATCCGCCTGGTCAGTGACCGGCTCCCCGTCAGCCGGCTGGCCGCCGCCGACGGCTGA
- a CDS encoding TAXI family TRAP transporter solute-binding subunit — protein sequence MRRLRRPRPGGWWSRRRLLVALSAALVVVVAATLGSVAVSRNGQQRQYRRGSIVILTGATKGIYYSYGVALAAAINRRLDGVEAEAMATTASVDNVRQVALSPNVFAFTAADAASAAVAGRAPFDRPEPIRALARIYDDYMHLVVRADGPIHTLADLRGRRVSIGSDGSGTELIAERMLSVAGIPDKSMAVSRLGFNESVAALENGGLDAFFWSGGLPTGGITDLAAVTQIRLVSLGSLAEQLHSRSDPAYRPGTILADTYRLAGPPTDTTTVAVPDLLVTRADTDAGLVEEVTRILFDARAEIAAQIPVANALDRRSAIATFPIPLADGALRYYRSTKD from the coding sequence ATGCGGCGGTTGCGACGCCCGCGCCCGGGCGGCTGGTGGTCGCGCCGCCGTCTGCTCGTCGCACTTTCCGCGGCCCTCGTCGTGGTCGTCGCCGCCACCCTCGGGTCCGTGGCGGTGAGCCGTAACGGCCAGCAGCGCCAGTATCGGCGCGGGAGCATCGTCATCCTGACCGGTGCCACCAAGGGCATCTACTACTCGTACGGTGTCGCGCTCGCCGCCGCGATCAACCGTCGGCTCGACGGTGTCGAGGCGGAGGCAATGGCGACCACCGCCTCCGTCGACAACGTCCGGCAGGTGGCGCTCTCGCCCAACGTGTTCGCGTTCACGGCGGCCGACGCGGCCTCGGCCGCGGTCGCCGGGCGCGCCCCGTTCGACCGGCCCGAGCCGATCCGGGCGCTGGCCCGGATCTACGACGACTACATGCACCTGGTCGTCCGCGCCGACGGCCCGATCCACACCCTCGCGGACCTGCGGGGCCGGCGCGTCTCGATCGGCTCGGACGGCTCCGGCACGGAGCTGATCGCCGAGCGGATGCTGTCCGTCGCGGGCATCCCGGACAAGTCGATGGCCGTGAGCCGGCTCGGTTTCAACGAGTCGGTGGCCGCGCTGGAGAACGGCGGCCTCGACGCGTTCTTCTGGTCGGGCGGGCTGCCGACCGGGGGCATCACGGACCTGGCCGCCGTTACGCAGATCCGGCTGGTCTCGCTCGGCTCGCTGGCCGAGCAGCTCCATTCCCGGTCCGACCCGGCTTACCGCCCGGGCACCATCCTGGCCGACACCTACCGGCTGGCCGGCCCGCCGACCGACACCACCACCGTCGCCGTCCCCGACCTGCTCGTCACCCGGGCCGACACCGACGCGGGCCTCGTCGAGGAGGTCACCCGCATCCTGTTCGACGCGCGGGCCGAGATCGCCGCGCAGATACCGGTCGCCAACGCGCTCGACCGCCGCAGCGCGATCGCCACCTTCCCGATCCCGCTGGCCGACGGCGCGCTGCGGTACTACCGCTCCACGAAGGACTGA
- a CDS encoding class I SAM-dependent methyltransferase, with translation MPETVPVAWSGAASAAPVEEAGAAAELKTQVAPEDPPVVALPYPGWGLQRSAKLLLAHRKEPVDPAGFYSLIAADSVRQLERYTSIAGKLVLDVGGGPGYFRSAFMAAGARYYWVEPDVSEMGAAGIEVPGRVRGSALEMPFRTGSIDLTYTSNVLEHVPDPWKMCGELVRITKPGGLIFLSYTSWLSPWGGHETAPWHYLGGHRAAARFERLRGHPPKNVYGSSLFPVYVTDALAWAKTRMDVEIVDAMPRYLPDWGRAILRIPGLREIVTWNLAMILRKK, from the coding sequence ATGCCTGAGACGGTGCCCGTTGCATGGTCCGGCGCGGCTTCGGCCGCCCCGGTCGAGGAGGCCGGCGCCGCCGCCGAGCTGAAGACCCAGGTAGCGCCGGAGGACCCGCCGGTCGTCGCGCTGCCATACCCCGGCTGGGGCCTGCAGCGCTCGGCCAAGCTCCTGTTGGCCCACCGCAAGGAGCCGGTGGACCCGGCCGGCTTCTACTCCCTGATCGCGGCCGACTCGGTCCGCCAGCTGGAGCGGTACACGTCGATCGCCGGCAAGCTCGTCCTCGACGTCGGCGGCGGCCCTGGCTACTTCCGGTCGGCCTTCATGGCCGCCGGTGCCCGCTACTACTGGGTCGAGCCCGACGTGTCCGAGATGGGCGCGGCCGGCATCGAGGTCCCGGGGCGGGTCCGCGGCAGCGCGCTGGAGATGCCGTTCCGCACCGGCTCGATCGACCTGACCTACACGTCCAACGTGCTCGAGCACGTCCCGGACCCGTGGAAGATGTGCGGCGAGCTGGTCCGGATCACCAAGCCGGGCGGGCTGATCTTCCTGAGCTACACCTCGTGGCTGTCGCCCTGGGGTGGGCACGAGACCGCGCCCTGGCACTACCTCGGCGGCCACCGCGCCGCGGCCCGGTTCGAGCGCCTGCGCGGCCACCCGCCGAAGAACGTCTACGGCAGCAGCCTGTTCCCGGTCTACGTCACCGACGCCCTCGCGTGGGCGAAGACCCGGATGGATGTCGAGATCGTCGACGCGATGCCGCGCTACCTGCCCGACTGGGGCCGGGCGATCCTGCGCATCCCGGGCCTGCGCGAGATCGTCACCTGGAACCTGGCGATGATCCTCCGCAAGAAGTAA
- a CDS encoding HAMP domain-containing sensor histidine kinase: MRARLLVILLALMATALVVLGVPLARSVAEGLQQTMFFDRLGDTSRFAGLAGQNPGPDGNRTLTDELVRYDQVYGITAAVYGRDSSVRAASRPTVLATDPRVRQQLNAALRGRSGEDPAQIWPWQQRPLVIAEPVLSGGDVIGAALTVSPTDRLRGEVLRRWLLLGLGELAALLLCVAVALRLTRWVLAPINSLDAVTHAIATGQLSTRVSDRVGPPELRRLATSFNEMADHVQEVISQQRAFVADASHQLRNPLSALLLRIENIGLGLPAEWLDELEETRTEGRRLTEVLDELLALAQAEHAAARPAVFDVVSMTRDRLAAWRLVAATRQISLAQTGLSEAMGYADRTALGSALDAVVDNAIKFSPTASTVEVGVTRAADAIRIVVRDEGPGVAEDELSVVGRRFWRSPRNVNVGGSGLGLSIASTLLGASGGALSVALAEPTGLAVTLSVPRRPADDLAASPQPAKVPAS, from the coding sequence GTGCGTGCCCGGCTGCTCGTGATCCTCCTGGCGCTGATGGCGACGGCGTTGGTCGTGCTCGGCGTCCCCCTCGCGCGCAGCGTGGCCGAGGGCCTGCAGCAGACGATGTTCTTCGACCGGCTCGGCGACACCAGCCGGTTCGCCGGCCTGGCCGGGCAGAATCCCGGCCCGGACGGCAACCGGACGCTGACCGACGAGCTGGTGCGCTACGACCAGGTCTACGGCATCACCGCGGCCGTCTACGGCCGTGACTCGTCGGTCCGGGCCGCGTCCCGCCCCACCGTCCTGGCGACCGACCCGCGGGTGCGCCAGCAGCTGAACGCGGCGCTGCGCGGGCGCAGCGGCGAGGATCCCGCGCAGATCTGGCCCTGGCAGCAACGCCCCCTGGTGATCGCCGAGCCCGTGCTGTCCGGTGGCGACGTGATCGGCGCGGCGCTGACCGTCTCGCCGACCGACCGGCTGCGGGGTGAGGTACTGCGCCGCTGGCTGCTGCTCGGGCTGGGCGAGCTGGCGGCGCTGCTGCTCTGCGTCGCGGTCGCGCTGCGGCTGACCCGCTGGGTGCTGGCGCCGATCAACAGCCTGGACGCGGTGACGCACGCGATCGCCACGGGCCAGCTGTCGACCCGCGTCTCCGACCGGGTCGGACCACCTGAGCTGCGCCGGCTGGCCACGTCGTTCAACGAGATGGCCGACCACGTCCAGGAGGTCATCTCCCAGCAGCGGGCGTTCGTCGCGGATGCCTCCCATCAGCTGCGCAACCCGCTGTCCGCGCTGCTGCTGCGGATCGAGAACATCGGGCTCGGCCTGCCGGCCGAGTGGCTCGACGAGCTGGAGGAGACGCGGACCGAGGGCAGGCGGCTGACCGAGGTGCTGGACGAGTTGCTCGCGCTGGCCCAGGCCGAGCACGCGGCGGCCCGGCCGGCGGTGTTCGACGTCGTCTCGATGACCAGGGACCGGCTCGCCGCCTGGCGGCTGGTCGCGGCGACCCGGCAGATCTCCCTCGCCCAGACCGGCCTGTCCGAGGCGATGGGCTACGCCGACCGCACGGCTCTCGGCAGCGCGCTGGACGCCGTCGTCGACAACGCGATCAAGTTCTCGCCGACCGCGTCCACCGTCGAGGTCGGGGTCACCCGCGCCGCCGACGCGATCAGGATCGTGGTGCGCGACGAGGGCCCCGGCGTCGCCGAGGACGAGCTCTCCGTCGTCGGCCGCCGGTTCTGGCGCAGCCCGCGCAACGTGAACGTCGGCGGCTCCGGCCTGGGGCTCAGCATCGCCAGCACGCTGCTGGGCGCCTCCGGCGGCGCCCTCTCGGTGGCCCTCGCCGAGCCGACCGGTCTCGCGGTGACGCTGAGCGTGCCGCGGCGCCCGGCCGACGACCTCGCCGCGTCACCGCAGCCGGCGAAGGTGCCAGCCTCCTGA
- a CDS encoding bifunctional diguanylate cyclase/phosphodiesterase, whose protein sequence is MIPVGPPSRRYRLIRVAQLLMVLTAGLLAVASFAGWSALKTVAWPLRDTFTLAASGFCVARAVLVRGDRLPWAILGGGLACYGAATLAFSLTQHLHDGQQLTMAPSVADIGWLAFYPACYASVVLLLRHRVLRLPLSMLLDSLVGLLGFAALTGALKEAVEHHDPALSSGQVVVALIYPLADLLLVLLVVSVFGVLGRRAGRVWWLLGCGLLCFAAADSTMASKATVSGGFSPGGPPDTFWALSALMLTFAAWQRQPRAPRVRATGWAIMIVPSVLTLTAIGILVAGATEQLPLYAVVLAAATLVTGLGRAAFSLREVQRLAESKEQAHTDHLTQQLNRRGLDERLRAAIAGADTSGRPLALLLLDLDRFKLVNDSLGHRVGDQLLAEVSARIALALRPGDTLARLGGDEFAVLLERTDSVGAQLVADRVRAALADVFRVDVLTVAVTASIGTAIYPEQAANADELLARADIAMYTAKRHHTGVEHFDPREALDPLLEFTMTESLRVGIGEHQIEAHYQPKVEIATGRVRSVEALARWRHPERGLLTPASFVPLAEHAGLMSSLTNAVLERACTQLAYWREIGLDVTAAVNISATDLLDAAFPDHVEGLLARHGLAADALELELTETTLMLDRTRAAAVLRQLHDQGVRIALDDYGTGYSTLGYLGGDFPVDVLKLDRSFVSRLECDDVARKIVSSTIDLAHQLGLRVVAEGVETGRALDLLREFGCDLAQGFLIGEPSPAVDITALLSAVPGRAGEPPAAHR, encoded by the coding sequence ATGATCCCCGTCGGGCCCCCGTCGCGCAGGTACCGGCTGATCCGGGTCGCCCAGCTGCTCATGGTCCTGACGGCCGGGCTGCTGGCCGTCGCCTCCTTCGCCGGGTGGTCGGCCCTGAAGACGGTCGCCTGGCCACTGCGCGACACCTTCACCCTGGCCGCTTCCGGGTTCTGTGTGGCCCGCGCGGTACTGGTCCGCGGCGACCGGCTGCCCTGGGCGATCCTCGGCGGCGGCCTCGCCTGTTACGGCGCCGCCACGCTGGCCTTCAGCCTCACCCAGCACCTGCACGACGGCCAGCAGCTGACGATGGCCCCCTCGGTCGCGGACATCGGCTGGCTCGCCTTCTACCCCGCCTGCTACGCCTCGGTCGTACTCCTGCTGCGCCACCGGGTGCTGCGGCTGCCGCTGAGCATGCTGCTCGACAGCCTGGTCGGGCTGCTCGGGTTCGCCGCGCTCACCGGCGCGCTCAAGGAGGCGGTGGAGCACCACGACCCGGCGCTCAGCTCGGGCCAGGTCGTGGTCGCGCTGATCTACCCGCTCGCCGACCTGCTGCTGGTGCTGCTGGTGGTGAGCGTCTTCGGCGTCCTGGGCCGGCGGGCTGGGCGGGTGTGGTGGCTGCTCGGCTGCGGCCTGCTGTGCTTCGCCGCCGCCGACTCGACGATGGCATCGAAGGCGACAGTCTCCGGCGGCTTCTCCCCCGGCGGGCCGCCGGACACCTTCTGGGCGCTGTCCGCGCTGATGCTGACCTTCGCGGCCTGGCAACGCCAGCCGCGGGCGCCCAGGGTGCGGGCCACCGGCTGGGCCATCATGATCGTCCCGTCGGTGCTCACGCTCACCGCGATCGGCATCCTGGTGGCCGGGGCGACCGAACAGCTGCCGCTGTATGCGGTGGTTCTCGCCGCGGCGACGCTCGTCACCGGCCTCGGCCGCGCGGCGTTCAGCCTGCGCGAGGTCCAGCGGCTGGCCGAGTCGAAGGAGCAGGCCCACACAGACCACCTGACCCAGCAGCTCAACCGGCGCGGCCTGGACGAGCGGCTGCGCGCGGCGATCGCCGGGGCGGACACCAGCGGCCGCCCGCTCGCCCTGCTGCTGCTCGACCTCGATCGGTTCAAGCTGGTCAACGACTCGCTCGGCCACCGCGTCGGCGACCAGCTGCTCGCCGAGGTCAGCGCCCGGATCGCCCTGGCGCTGCGCCCCGGGGACACGCTCGCCCGGCTCGGCGGGGACGAGTTCGCCGTGCTGCTGGAGCGGACCGACAGCGTCGGCGCCCAGCTGGTCGCGGACCGGGTGCGCGCGGCGCTGGCCGACGTCTTCCGGGTCGACGTGCTGACGGTGGCGGTCACGGCCAGCATCGGCACCGCCATCTACCCGGAACAGGCGGCGAACGCCGACGAGCTGCTCGCCCGGGCCGACATCGCGATGTACACGGCCAAGCGGCATCACACCGGCGTCGAGCACTTCGACCCCAGGGAGGCGCTCGACCCGCTGCTCGAGTTCACGATGACCGAGTCGCTGCGGGTCGGCATCGGGGAGCATCAGATCGAGGCCCACTACCAGCCGAAGGTGGAGATCGCCACCGGCCGCGTCCGTTCGGTGGAGGCCCTGGCGCGCTGGCGCCACCCGGAGCGCGGCCTGCTCACCCCGGCGTCGTTCGTGCCGTTGGCCGAGCACGCGGGGCTGATGAGCTCGCTGACCAACGCCGTCCTGGAACGGGCCTGCACCCAGCTGGCGTACTGGCGGGAGATCGGCCTGGACGTCACGGCGGCGGTCAACATCTCCGCCACCGACCTGCTCGACGCCGCGTTCCCCGATCACGTCGAGGGCCTGCTCGCCCGCCACGGCCTGGCCGCCGACGCCCTGGAGCTGGAGCTGACCGAGACGACGCTGATGCTCGACCGGACCCGCGCCGCCGCCGTCCTGCGCCAGCTGCACGACCAGGGTGTCCGCATCGCGCTCGACGACTACGGCACCGGCTACTCGACGCTCGGCTACCTGGGCGGCGACTTCCCCGTCGACGTGCTCAAGCTGGACCGGTCGTTCGTCAGCCGGCTGGAGTGCGACGACGTGGCCCGCAAGATCGTCAGCTCGACCATCGACCTCGCGCATCAGCTCGGGCTGCGGGTGGTCGCCGAAGGCGTCGAGACAGGGCGGGCGCTCGACCTGTTGCGCGAGTTCGGCTGCGACCTCGCGCAGGGCTTCCTGATCGGCGAGCCGAGCCCGGCCGTCGACATCACGGCGCTGCTCTCGGCCGTCCCGGGCCGGGCCGGCGAACCGCCGGCCGCGCACCGGTGA